A stretch of the Dioscorea cayenensis subsp. rotundata cultivar TDr96_F1 chromosome 4, TDr96_F1_v2_PseudoChromosome.rev07_lg8_w22 25.fasta, whole genome shotgun sequence genome encodes the following:
- the LOC120258835 gene encoding coatomer subunit delta-2, whose product MVVLAASITTKSGKALVSRQFVDMSRIRIEGLLAAFPKLIGTGKQHTYVEADNVRYVYQPIEALYLLLVTNKQSNILEDLDTLRLLSKLVPEYSPSLDEDCICKAAFELIFAFDEAISLGHKEGVTVAQVKQYCEMESHEERLHKLVMQSKINETKDVMKRKASEIDKSKIEKNRGEKGGFMSMSGSRRTESGGFGGMGSGMGISSSGSGFGSGSGFGLNTDADSFPTKSKGRPPAAANAPPKGLGMQLGKTQRTNQFLESLKAEGEVIIEDVKPSAVQSKTPLPPTDPITLTIEERLNVITKRDGGLSSFDVQGTLSLQILNQDDGFIRFQIESRDLPGLSFKTHPNINKELFNKQQIIGLKDPNRPFPTGQNDVGLMKWRIQGMDESSLPLTVNCWPSVSGNETFVNIEYEASDMFDIQNVVISIPLPALREPPSVRQIDGEWRYDSRNSILEWSILLIDNSNRSGSMEFVVPPADSSVFFPISIKFTAAETFSDVKVSSVMPLQGGGPPKYSQRVQLIADNYQVV is encoded by the exons aTG GTGGTTCTTGCGGCTTCTATCACAACAAAGTCTGGAAAGG CACTTGTTTCAAGGCAATTTGTGGACATGTCACGAATAAGAATTGAAGGGTTACTTGCTGCATTTCCCAAGTTGATTGGAACAGGAAAGCAGCACACATATGTGGAAGCTGATAATGTGCGTTATGTATACCAGCCGATAGAAGCTTTATATTTGTTGCTAGTAACAAACAAGCAGAGCAACATTCTTGAAGATCTGGATACACTGCGATTGTTGTCCAAACTT GTACCTGAATATTCACCCTCTCTAGATGAAGACTGCATCTGTAAGGCTGCTTTTGAGcttatttttgcttttgatgAAGCCATCTCTCTTGGGCACAAGGAAGGAGTGACAGTGGCACAAGTTAAGCAATACTGCGAGATGGAGAGTCATGAAGAGAGACTGCATAAGCTTGTCATGCAAAGCAAGATCAATGAAACTAAGGATGTTATGAAACGAAAAGCTAGTGAAATTGACAAAAGCAAG ATTGAGAAGAATAGGGGTGAGAAGGGTGGCTTTATGTCTATGTCAGGTTCCCGAAGAACTGAGAGTGGTGGCTTTGGTGGTATGGGCAGTGGTATGGGTATCTCTAGCAGTGGAAGTGGTTTTGGAAGTGGCTCTGGATTTGGATTAAACACTGATGCGGATTCATTCCCCACCAAGTCTAAAG GTCGTCCACCGGCAGCTGCCAATGCTCCCCCTAAAGGTCTCGGCATGCAACTTGGGAAAACACAGAGAACGAACCAGTTTTTGGAATCATTAAAGGCTGAAGGAGAAGTGATTATCGAGGATGTGAAACCAAGCGCTGTTCAATCAAAGACTCCTCTTCCACCCACTGATCCTATCACATTGACTATTGAAGAGAGGCTTAATGTGATAACAAAGAGAGATGGAGGGCTTAGTAGTTTTGATGTCCAAGGGACCCTTTCACTACAAATTCTTAACCAAGATGATGGTTTCATCCGGTTCCAG ATCGAAAGCAGAGATTTACCTGGACTTAGCTTCAAAACTCATCCTAACATCAACAAAGAGCTCTTTAACAAGCAACAGATTATAGGCTTGAAAGATCCAAATAGGCCCTTCCCTACTggtcaaaatgatgttggtctTATGAAGTGGAGAATTCAGGGCATGGATGAGTCCTCTTTGCCATTGACTG TTAACTGCTGGCCCTCTGTCTCTGGGAATGAGACTTTTGTTAACATTGAGTATGAGGCGTCAGACATGTTTGATATCCAAAATGTTGTGATATCAATTCCTCTCCCCGCACTTCGGGAGCCACCTAGTGTAAGGCAGATTGATGGAGAATGGAG ATATGACTCTAGAAATTCCATATTGGAGTGGTCAATCCTTCTCATTGATAACTCAAACCGCAG TGGATCAATGGAGTTTGTCGTTCCTCCAGCAGATTCATCGGTTTTCTTTCCTATTTCTATCAAATTTACAGCTGCAGAAACATTCAGTGATGTGAAG GTTAGCAGTGTTATGCCTCTCCAAGGTGGTGGTCCTCCAAAATACTCTCAGAGGGTGCAACTGATTGCAGATAACTACCAAGTTGTTTGA